In Amycolatopsis endophytica, the following are encoded in one genomic region:
- a CDS encoding cysteine desulfurase-like protein, whose product MAYDVTAVRKHFPALDEGAAHFDGPGGSQVPDVVGEAVAAALCAAIANRGSTTPAERRADGLVTGARQAAADLLGARPGGIVFGRSMTQLTYDFSRTLAKTWQPGDEVVVTRLDHDANIRPWVQAAQARGVTVRWADFDPVSGELPVGAVAGLLSDRTRLVAVTAASNLLGTRPDVPAIAAAVHETNALLYVDGVHLTPHAPVDVAALGADFYGCSPYKFLGPHLGLVAAEPALLETLHPDKLAPSTDAVPERFELGTLPYELLAGTTAAIDFLADLVPGDGSRGERLQRSLSALEEYEQALLNRLDAGLAEIPGITRYGDPARRRTPTVLFSVDGMPSAEVYAKLATHGVNAPAGSFYALECSRRLGLGDTGAVRAGIAPYTTVAEVDRLLDALTR is encoded by the coding sequence GTGGCCTATGACGTGACCGCAGTACGCAAGCACTTCCCCGCGCTCGACGAGGGCGCCGCGCACTTCGACGGCCCCGGCGGATCGCAGGTGCCGGACGTGGTCGGCGAGGCCGTCGCCGCCGCGTTGTGCGCCGCGATCGCCAATCGCGGCTCGACCACGCCCGCCGAACGCCGGGCCGACGGTCTCGTGACCGGGGCGCGTCAGGCGGCGGCCGACCTGCTCGGCGCTCGGCCCGGCGGCATCGTGTTCGGCCGCAGCATGACGCAGCTGACCTACGACTTCTCCCGCACGCTGGCCAAGACGTGGCAACCGGGCGACGAAGTCGTGGTGACCCGTCTCGACCACGATGCGAACATCCGGCCGTGGGTGCAGGCGGCGCAGGCGCGTGGGGTCACCGTGCGGTGGGCCGACTTCGACCCGGTTTCCGGTGAGCTGCCGGTCGGCGCCGTGGCCGGGCTGCTCTCGGACCGCACCCGGCTGGTCGCGGTCACCGCCGCGTCGAACCTGCTGGGCACGCGGCCGGACGTCCCGGCGATCGCGGCCGCGGTGCACGAGACCAACGCTCTGCTCTACGTCGACGGCGTGCACCTGACGCCGCACGCGCCGGTCGACGTCGCCGCTCTCGGCGCGGACTTCTACGGCTGCTCGCCCTACAAGTTCCTCGGCCCGCACCTGGGCCTGGTCGCGGCGGAGCCCGCGCTGCTGGAAACCCTGCACCCGGACAAGCTCGCCCCGTCCACCGACGCGGTGCCGGAGCGGTTCGAGCTGGGCACCCTGCCCTACGAACTGCTCGCAGGCACGACCGCCGCGATCGACTTCCTGGCGGACCTGGTGCCGGGTGACGGCTCACGCGGGGAACGGCTACAGCGGTCGCTGTCCGCCCTTGAGGAGTACGAGCAGGCGCTGCTGAACCGGCTCGACGCGGGCTTGGCGGAGATCCCCGGCATCACCCGGTACGGCGATCCCGCGCGACGGCGCACGCCGACTGTGCTGTTCTCGGTCGACGGCATGCCCTCGGCGGAGGTCTACGCGAAGCTGGCCACGCACGGCGTGAACGCGCCCGCGGGCAGCTTCTACGCGCTCGAATGCTCGCGTCGCCTGGGGTTGGGCGATACCGGCGCGGTCCGGGCCGGTATCGCGCCCTACACCACCGTCGCGGAGGTCGACCGGCTGCTGGACGCCCTCACACGCTGA
- a CDS encoding HpcH/HpaI aldolase/citrate lyase family protein, with product MIPRSWLYVPGDRPDRIGKALAGPADAVVIDLEDAVSPADKDSARRTVLETLASSSAFVRINAPGSEAGEADIRALASAEALAGVRVPKCEDPAEVRRIADALGVPVYPLLESALGVENALALASAHPLVAGISLGEADLRADLRVRAAEALVWPRSRVVVAARAAGLPSPVQSVWTAVRDLDGLRASTVEGRDAGFFGRSVIHPAQIPVVHEVCAPDPAETAWAREVLASGEAARIDHNGQFVDAAIVARARWVLDLSTQYSKEGKGS from the coding sequence GTGATTCCCCGCAGCTGGCTCTACGTGCCGGGCGACCGGCCGGACCGGATCGGCAAGGCGCTGGCCGGGCCCGCGGACGCGGTGGTGATCGACCTGGAGGACGCGGTTTCTCCCGCTGACAAGGATTCCGCGCGACGGACGGTGCTGGAGACGCTGGCTTCGTCGTCGGCCTTCGTCCGCATCAACGCACCTGGATCCGAGGCCGGGGAGGCCGACATCCGCGCGCTCGCCTCGGCCGAGGCGCTGGCCGGGGTGCGGGTGCCCAAGTGTGAGGACCCGGCTGAGGTGCGGCGGATCGCGGATGCGCTCGGGGTGCCGGTGTATCCGCTGCTGGAGTCCGCTCTGGGGGTGGAGAACGCGCTGGCGCTGGCTTCCGCGCACCCGCTGGTGGCCGGGATTTCGCTCGGTGAAGCGGATCTGCGGGCCGACCTGCGGGTGCGGGCCGCCGAGGCGCTGGTGTGGCCGCGTTCGCGGGTGGTCGTCGCGGCGCGGGCGGCCGGATTGCCGAGCCCGGTGCAGAGCGTGTGGACCGCGGTGCGGGATCTGGACGGGTTGCGTGCCTCGACCGTCGAGGGGCGGGACGCCGGGTTCTTCGGCCGATCGGTGATCCACCCCGCGCAGATCCCGGTGGTGCACGAGGTGTGCGCCCCCGATCCGGCCGAAACGGCGTGGGCGCGCGAGGTGCTGGCGTCCGGCGAAGCGGCCCGGATCGACCACAACGGACAGTTCGTCGACGCCGCGATCGTGGCGCGGGCCCGGTGGGTGCTCGATCTCTCGACTCAGTACAGCAAGGAAGGCAAGGGTTCATGA
- a CDS encoding zinc-binding dehydrogenase gives MATMLAGRLEISTRKFDVREVPVPEPGPGQVRIKVHAAGVCLSDVHLIDGTLTPLFLETPEVTLGHEVAGVVDALGPGVPPRWQEGQRVALEAGERCGQCPNCVRFREPCLQIRTRGVDYDGGWAEYTLAGQHTLIPIPDDLPFVQAAIVPDAVSTPWGAVTGTGEAQPARPAGVWGAGGLGVHAVQLLRLIGAAPIVAVDPLEAARERALEFGADLALDPEDPTLRRQIFAVTAGAGLDVAFDMAGVPAVREQAVSCLGMRGRLVLVGLTPEPLTVTDGIGFSFRGRRLLGHYGSPAGAVEQLIELARYHRVEWSRSISGTFPLADAATAVEHLERKEGNPVRLVLVP, from the coding sequence ATGGCCACCATGCTGGCCGGCCGGCTGGAGATCAGCACGCGCAAGTTCGATGTCCGGGAGGTGCCGGTCCCCGAGCCCGGTCCGGGGCAGGTGCGGATCAAGGTCCACGCGGCTGGGGTCTGCCTGTCCGACGTGCACCTCATCGACGGCACCCTCACGCCGCTGTTCCTGGAAACGCCCGAGGTCACGCTCGGGCACGAGGTCGCGGGCGTGGTCGATGCGCTCGGCCCGGGTGTGCCGCCCCGGTGGCAGGAGGGGCAGCGGGTGGCGCTGGAGGCGGGCGAGCGGTGCGGCCAGTGCCCGAACTGCGTCCGGTTCCGCGAGCCGTGCCTGCAGATCCGCACTCGTGGCGTCGACTACGACGGTGGCTGGGCCGAGTACACCCTCGCCGGCCAGCACACGCTGATCCCGATTCCCGACGACTTGCCGTTCGTGCAGGCCGCGATCGTGCCGGACGCCGTGTCGACGCCGTGGGGCGCGGTCACCGGGACCGGTGAGGCGCAACCCGCCAGGCCGGCGGGAGTGTGGGGTGCGGGCGGGCTCGGCGTGCATGCGGTGCAGCTGCTGAGGCTGATCGGCGCCGCGCCGATCGTCGCGGTCGATCCGCTGGAGGCGGCGCGTGAGCGTGCCCTGGAGTTCGGTGCCGACCTGGCGCTGGACCCGGAGGACCCGACATTGCGGCGGCAGATCTTCGCCGTCACGGCCGGGGCGGGACTGGATGTCGCGTTCGACATGGCGGGCGTTCCCGCCGTGCGGGAGCAGGCGGTGAGCTGCCTGGGCATGCGCGGGCGCCTGGTGCTGGTCGGCCTGACACCGGAACCGCTCACGGTCACCGACGGAATCGGGTTCAGCTTCCGCGGGCGCCGGCTGTTGGGCCACTACGGCTCCCCTGCGGGCGCGGTCGAGCAGCTGATCGAACTGGCACGCTACCACCGCGTCGAGTGGAGCCGCTCCATCAGCGGCACGTTCCCCCTGGCGGACGCCGCGACCGCCGTGGAGCACCTGGAACGCAAGGAAGGCAACCCCGTTCGCCTCGTCCTGGTGCCCTGA
- a CDS encoding helix-turn-helix domain-containing protein, producing the protein MLRTVASVLVDQAAVFEFGVVCEVFGIDRTEDGVPPIEFRVCGERPGEPIQANVAVQLVPTHGLDGLEGADLVTIPALTIRDQYPPPVLDAIRKAHANGATLLTVCSGAFLLADTGLLNGRQCTTHWKHVDEFKQRFPEAILDPDVLFVDDGDIITSAGTAAGIDACLHLVRRELGSTVATAIARRMVVPPQRDGGQRQFVDLPIPESTGDSLEPLLAWMVENLTVEHTIPALARRAQMSERTFARRFAAETGTTPVRWLTTQRVLHARTLLEETTLSVEEIAHECGFSTGALLRHHFHRVVGVSPHDYRRTFAGA; encoded by the coding sequence ATGCTCCGAACCGTCGCCTCCGTGCTCGTCGACCAAGCCGCCGTGTTCGAGTTCGGTGTCGTCTGCGAGGTCTTCGGCATCGACCGGACCGAGGACGGGGTTCCGCCCATCGAGTTCCGGGTGTGCGGGGAGCGGCCGGGTGAACCGATCCAGGCTAACGTCGCGGTTCAGCTCGTGCCCACCCACGGCCTCGACGGACTCGAGGGCGCCGACCTGGTGACGATTCCGGCGCTGACGATCCGGGACCAGTATCCGCCGCCGGTGTTGGATGCGATTCGCAAGGCTCACGCGAACGGCGCAACTCTGCTCACCGTGTGCAGCGGGGCGTTCCTGCTCGCCGACACCGGACTGCTGAACGGGCGACAGTGCACCACCCATTGGAAGCATGTCGACGAGTTCAAGCAGCGCTTCCCCGAGGCGATCCTCGACCCGGACGTCCTGTTCGTCGACGACGGGGACATCATCACCAGCGCCGGCACGGCCGCGGGCATCGACGCGTGCCTGCACCTCGTCCGCCGCGAGCTGGGTTCCACCGTGGCCACCGCGATCGCCCGGCGCATGGTGGTGCCGCCGCAACGGGACGGCGGCCAGCGCCAGTTCGTCGATCTGCCGATACCGGAGTCCACAGGGGACAGTCTGGAACCGTTGCTGGCGTGGATGGTCGAGAACCTGACCGTGGAACACACGATTCCGGCGCTGGCCCGGCGCGCGCAGATGTCCGAGCGCACGTTCGCCCGCCGGTTCGCGGCCGAGACCGGCACGACACCGGTGCGCTGGCTCACCACCCAGCGCGTCCTGCACGCCCGCACCCTCCTCGAAGAAACCACGTTGAGCGTCGAGGAGATCGCGCACGAGTGCGGGTTCAGCACCGGAGCCCTGCTGCGGCACCACTTCCACCGCGTGGTCGGGGTGTCGCCGCACGACTACCGTCGCACGTTCGCCGGCGCGTGA
- a CDS encoding cyclase family protein: MTQDALLAAVSGGVRLIELGQPFFTGMPTSPNHPGFRMTLIRRHGDMQRPDGGSAANEIIVTGGHVGTHIDALSHVSHCGKLHGDVDAAEAQQGGVFTTHGAENLPGLLRRAVLLDVAAVHEVPVLPAGYGVTAEDLDAAAKLAGTEPGPGDVALIRTGWARNFSDPAVYMGKESGVPGADVSAASWLASRGIVATGADTTAYEQIPAGAGHAVLPVHRVLLVESGIFILEHLNLEEIAESGVREFVFLLAPLRIVGGTGSPVRPLAAVSA; this comes from the coding sequence ATGACACAGGATGCGTTGCTGGCGGCGGTGTCCGGCGGGGTGCGGCTGATCGAGCTGGGTCAGCCGTTCTTCACCGGCATGCCGACCTCGCCGAACCATCCCGGGTTCCGGATGACGCTGATCCGCCGCCACGGCGACATGCAACGTCCCGACGGCGGTTCGGCGGCCAACGAGATCATCGTCACCGGCGGGCACGTCGGCACGCACATCGACGCGTTGTCGCACGTGAGTCACTGCGGCAAGCTGCACGGCGACGTCGACGCCGCGGAGGCCCAGCAGGGCGGCGTGTTCACGACGCACGGCGCCGAGAACCTGCCCGGCCTGCTGCGACGGGCGGTGCTGCTGGACGTGGCGGCGGTGCACGAGGTGCCTGTTCTTCCCGCGGGTTACGGCGTGACGGCGGAGGACCTGGACGCGGCGGCGAAGCTGGCCGGCACCGAGCCGGGGCCGGGCGATGTGGCGCTGATCCGCACCGGGTGGGCACGGAACTTCTCCGATCCGGCGGTGTACATGGGCAAGGAGTCGGGCGTGCCGGGCGCTGACGTGTCGGCCGCGTCGTGGCTGGCCTCGCGCGGAATCGTCGCGACGGGCGCGGACACCACCGCGTACGAGCAGATCCCGGCCGGGGCGGGGCACGCGGTGCTGCCGGTGCACCGGGTGCTGCTGGTGGAGTCCGGGATCTTCATCCTGGAGCACCTGAACCTGGAGGAGATCGCCGAATCGGGCGTGCGGGAGTTCGTGTTCCTGCTCGCACCGCTGCGCATCGTCGGCGGCACCGGTTCGCCGGTGCGCCCGCTCGCGGCGGTGTCGGCATGA
- a CDS encoding DUF6461 domain-containing protein: MAGYEEPPVAVVDELLDPLADAVAEVFPAIVARIPSAPAAMLGRTAVSTPSGASFPGRPQARPAPPMSRPPSVAELESIDPFLAERLLGALELTVGMVAVPAPEGLTAGLPVPTGPAAFATVRQDSAVRGAVAVLDQVRPGITSLVLVYVRALAAHDRIVPLLRVAAAGTDEEEIAAAHGAVHLAFAVATASAVLREQPSPLGDPAAAVVGAALGAVSLLLRDTAMPPAYDAALLDKRRSEYLLPRRTHGHARVHDHRLVLSEGGSPEPGDFRANGLVEAMPGGAAIRTGIADGQVQVTVRVVEDPPGPADPLGWDEIVEVSWTAARGLASVLDGQDHLREVTPPWPGDYRLRVHARNRDDEDETEHYELVVWSAASAAAVVHKRSDRLGYRLRGEEAPPERPKPEAAYRWVRKQLGEAATITVVTGSTLDEVLQACRADTENPLSPKDLAREFGLRAGAVVAEADDAVLLLETNGWQASRPELLTALSARGKAASMFWNVNALTRLSLAESGRLIAGFEPGLERTPELPVEWEDLDLRDYRDRVAKAMVLVERFTQRSLTPADLERLHTEGVGYHLGEF; this comes from the coding sequence ATGGCGGGCTACGAGGAACCACCCGTCGCCGTCGTGGACGAGTTGCTGGATCCGCTCGCCGACGCGGTCGCCGAGGTGTTCCCCGCCATCGTCGCGCGGATCCCGTCCGCGCCCGCGGCCATGCTGGGGCGGACGGCGGTATCCACGCCGTCAGGCGCATCCTTCCCGGGACGTCCGCAGGCGAGGCCGGCCCCGCCCATGTCGCGACCGCCGTCGGTCGCCGAACTCGAATCGATCGACCCCTTTCTCGCCGAGCGGTTGCTCGGCGCGTTGGAACTGACGGTGGGCATGGTTGCCGTGCCCGCGCCGGAAGGGCTCACCGCGGGCCTTCCGGTTCCTACGGGTCCAGCCGCTTTCGCCACCGTCCGGCAGGACAGCGCGGTTCGCGGCGCGGTGGCCGTACTCGATCAGGTCCGGCCGGGTATCACCTCCCTGGTGCTGGTGTATGTGCGGGCACTCGCCGCGCACGACCGGATCGTCCCGTTGCTTCGCGTCGCGGCGGCGGGGACGGACGAGGAGGAGATCGCCGCCGCCCATGGCGCCGTTCATCTCGCATTCGCGGTGGCCACGGCGAGCGCGGTCCTCCGTGAGCAACCGTCACCCCTCGGCGATCCCGCCGCCGCGGTCGTCGGCGCCGCGCTCGGCGCGGTGTCCCTCCTCCTCCGCGACACGGCCATGCCCCCCGCCTACGACGCAGCCCTCCTCGACAAGCGCCGCTCCGAGTACCTCCTGCCGCGCCGGACCCATGGTCACGCGAGAGTGCACGACCACCGGCTCGTCCTGTCGGAGGGCGGGTCCCCGGAGCCAGGCGACTTCCGCGCCAACGGACTGGTCGAAGCCATGCCCGGTGGCGCGGCCATCCGCACCGGGATCGCCGACGGACAGGTGCAGGTCACGGTCCGCGTCGTCGAGGACCCGCCCGGTCCGGCCGACCCCCTGGGCTGGGACGAGATCGTCGAGGTCAGCTGGACCGCGGCCCGCGGCCTCGCGTCGGTTCTCGACGGGCAGGACCACCTGCGCGAGGTGACCCCGCCCTGGCCCGGCGACTACCGGCTGCGCGTACACGCCCGCAACCGGGACGACGAGGACGAGACCGAGCACTACGAGCTGGTGGTGTGGAGCGCAGCGAGCGCCGCCGCGGTCGTGCACAAACGCTCCGACCGGCTCGGGTACCGGTTGCGTGGCGAAGAGGCACCGCCGGAGCGGCCGAAGCCGGAGGCCGCTTACCGCTGGGTGCGCAAGCAGCTGGGCGAGGCCGCGACGATCACCGTGGTGACAGGCTCAACGCTGGATGAGGTGCTGCAGGCTTGTCGTGCGGATACCGAAAACCCCCTTTCGCCGAAGGATCTGGCTCGCGAGTTCGGGCTGCGGGCCGGTGCTGTGGTTGCCGAGGCGGATGACGCGGTGTTGTTGCTGGAGACCAACGGCTGGCAGGCGAGCCGACCGGAGTTGCTCACAGCGCTCTCGGCCAGGGGTAAGGCGGCCAGCATGTTCTGGAACGTCAACGCGCTGACGCGGCTCTCCCTCGCCGAGAGCGGACGGTTGATCGCCGGTTTCGAGCCAGGGTTGGAGCGCACGCCCGAACTGCCCGTCGAGTGGGAGGACCTGGACCTGCGGGACTACCGGGACCGCGTCGCCAAAGCCATGGTGCTCGTCGAGCGCTTCACCCAGCGGAGCCTGACGCCCGCCGATCTGGAACGCCTGCACACCGAAGGTGTCGGTTACCACCTCGGCGAGTTCTGA
- a CDS encoding putative hydro-lyase, with amino-acid sequence MTPDRARAAFRDGTVAPTSGWATGFTQTNLIAVPRDWAYDVLLFCQRNPRPCPVLDVTDPGSTSTVLAPGADLSRDLPSYRVWRDGELAEEVGDVSGLWPEDLVAFSIGCSFTFETGLLAAGVPLRHLEQGRNVSMYVTNRQCRPAGRLHGPMVVSMRYIPADRVAEAIRISGAMPAVHGAPVHAGDPADLGIADPGRPDFGDAVEPAAGDVPVFWACGVTPQAALMASRPPFAITHSPGHMFITDHRDSEYRVSV; translated from the coding sequence CTGACCCCGGACCGGGCCCGTGCGGCCTTCCGTGACGGCACTGTCGCGCCGACCTCCGGGTGGGCCACCGGTTTCACGCAGACCAACCTGATCGCCGTCCCGCGCGACTGGGCGTACGACGTGCTGCTGTTCTGCCAGCGCAATCCGCGGCCGTGCCCGGTCCTCGACGTGACCGATCCGGGCAGCACGTCCACGGTGCTCGCGCCCGGCGCGGACCTCAGCCGTGACCTGCCCAGCTACCGGGTGTGGCGCGACGGCGAACTGGCCGAGGAGGTCGGCGACGTCAGCGGGCTGTGGCCGGAGGACCTGGTCGCGTTCTCGATCGGCTGCAGCTTCACGTTCGAAACCGGGTTGCTCGCGGCCGGCGTTCCGCTGCGGCACCTCGAACAGGGCCGCAACGTCTCGATGTATGTGACGAACCGGCAGTGCCGTCCCGCCGGACGCCTGCACGGTCCGATGGTCGTGTCGATGCGGTACATCCCGGCGGACCGGGTCGCGGAGGCGATCAGGATCAGCGGCGCGATGCCGGCGGTGCACGGCGCCCCTGTGCATGCCGGTGACCCCGCCGATCTGGGCATCGCCGATCCGGGCCGTCCCGATTTCGGCGACGCGGTCGAACCCGCCGCCGGTGACGTGCCGGTGTTCTGGGCGTGCGGAGTCACCCCGCAGGCGGCGTTGATGGCTTCCCGCCCGCCGTTCGCGATCACGCATTCGCCGGGCCACATGTTCATCACCGACCACCGCGACAGCGAGTACCGCGTCAGCGTGTGA
- a CDS encoding DUF4262 domain-containing protein, with the protein MCGTCERQGGAVRHLCELIGEHGWAVMSFEGNRSRPPWAYTVGLSGRGRPELVVTAMAPRRACRVLNDIAGHLLRTGEPDLSAGERLPGPGNLLLEAVHVEVPSVHLPTAVELFGPEVRATQLVHADSHGRWPWRPGWHGPGGRQPVLGPRAGAALLRAADPPGA; encoded by the coding sequence ATGTGCGGAACGTGCGAACGGCAGGGCGGTGCCGTGCGGCACCTGTGCGAGCTCATCGGCGAACACGGCTGGGCGGTGATGTCCTTCGAGGGCAACCGATCCCGGCCGCCATGGGCCTACACGGTCGGACTTTCCGGCCGGGGCAGGCCGGAGCTGGTCGTCACCGCGATGGCGCCGCGACGAGCCTGCAGAGTGCTCAACGACATCGCTGGGCACCTCCTCCGCACCGGAGAGCCGGACCTGTCGGCGGGCGAGCGGTTGCCGGGCCCCGGAAACCTGTTGCTGGAGGCGGTGCACGTGGAGGTCCCGTCGGTCCACCTGCCCACCGCGGTGGAACTGTTCGGCCCCGAAGTCCGCGCCACCCAGCTCGTTCACGCCGACTCCCACGGCCGCTGGCCCTGGCGTCCTGGCTGGCACGGCCCCGGCGGACGCCAACCGGTACTGGGTCCCCGCGCCGGTGCGGCCCTGTTGCGAGCAGCCGACCCGCCCGGCGCCTAG
- a CDS encoding CaiB/BaiF CoA transferase family protein: MTGALSGVRVLDTATLFAGPLAATLLGDYGAEVIKIEHPKGDPVRSHGAQRDGVGLWWKMLGRGKKAITLYLGSPEGQEVFRKMVADADVVIENFRPGTLERWGLGYDELREINPRLVLARVTGFGQVGPYAKRPGFGTLAEAMSGFAAITGEPDGPPTLPPFGLADGIAALTTAYAVMTALRAREQTGRGQIVDLAIIEPILTLLGPQIIAYDQLGQLQERTGNRSVNNAPRNTYRTRDGGWVAISTSAQSIAERVMRLVGRPEFIDEPWFASGAERAEHADELDDAVGSWIAERDRDEVVKAFEEAQAAVAPIYTAAEVMTDPQFEALGTIATVDDDELGPVKMQNVLFRLSDTPGRITSAGAPLGAHTDEVLGRYGVDVAALRDKGVV, translated from the coding sequence ATGACGGGCGCATTGTCCGGGGTCCGGGTACTCGACACGGCCACCCTGTTCGCCGGCCCGCTGGCCGCGACTCTGCTCGGCGACTACGGCGCCGAGGTCATCAAGATCGAGCATCCGAAGGGCGATCCGGTGCGCAGCCACGGCGCCCAGCGCGACGGCGTCGGCCTGTGGTGGAAGATGCTCGGCCGCGGCAAGAAGGCCATCACCCTCTACCTCGGATCGCCCGAGGGGCAGGAAGTGTTCCGGAAGATGGTCGCCGACGCCGACGTGGTGATCGAGAACTTCCGGCCGGGCACGCTCGAACGCTGGGGCCTCGGCTACGACGAGCTGCGCGAGATCAACCCGCGCCTGGTGCTGGCGCGGGTGACCGGGTTCGGCCAGGTCGGGCCGTACGCGAAGCGGCCCGGGTTCGGCACGCTGGCCGAGGCGATGAGCGGGTTCGCCGCGATCACCGGTGAGCCGGACGGGCCGCCGACGCTGCCGCCGTTCGGGCTCGCCGACGGTATCGCGGCCCTGACCACGGCGTACGCGGTGATGACGGCGCTGCGGGCACGCGAGCAGACCGGGCGCGGCCAGATCGTCGACCTGGCCATCATCGAGCCGATCCTGACGCTGCTCGGACCGCAGATCATCGCCTACGACCAGCTCGGGCAGCTGCAGGAACGCACCGGGAACCGGTCGGTCAACAACGCGCCGCGCAACACCTACCGCACCCGTGACGGCGGCTGGGTCGCCATTTCCACGAGCGCGCAGTCGATCGCGGAACGCGTGATGCGGCTGGTCGGCCGGCCGGAGTTCATCGACGAGCCCTGGTTCGCCTCCGGCGCGGAACGGGCCGAGCACGCGGATGAGCTCGACGACGCCGTGGGTTCGTGGATCGCCGAGCGGGACCGTGACGAGGTGGTCAAGGCGTTCGAGGAGGCGCAGGCGGCGGTCGCGCCCATCTACACCGCGGCCGAGGTGATGACCGATCCGCAGTTCGAGGCGCTGGGCACGATCGCGACGGTCGACGACGACGAACTGGGCCCGGTGAAGATGCAGAACGTGCTGTTCCGGCTGTCCGACACGCCGGGACGGATCACGTCGGCTGGCGCGCCGCTCGGGGCGCACACCGACGAGGTCCTGGGCCGGTACGGCGTGGACGTCGCGGCGTTGCGGGACAAGGGCGTCGTGTGA
- a CDS encoding MmgE/PrpD family protein, whose protein sequence is MSQTIVQRLAEFAASVRAKGLPSELREDAARRVLDVLGNSLAATSERPAAAVGALVREWGGSGRATAIGSGDRLPEPSAALVNGTLAHSLDFDDTHLPSVLHPSASVVPAALAVAEARGCSGARLLDAIGVGVEITVRLGMAGYDEALGNSVFFERGLHATAICGALGAAVACAMLSEVDEEGIADALGIASSMGSGLLEANRTGGTVKRVHCGWAAHAAVTAAGMARHGITGPPTVLEGRFGLLQAFCGTQSDAEAIVRGLGEDWELPGIFFKPYPCNHFTHAGIDAARRLRSRVDIAEIESLELGAPTAVLRTIGEPREDKIRPRSGYHAAFSGPYTVAAGLLGGGGLGVFHDDFTDEAASSPARLALAAKVTCVPDARCDEIFPHQFPAVLRARLRDGRELEERVDANRGGAANPLSAEELAEKFRLNATRVVTAEAADRITELTYGLAGLTELGELTRLLRA, encoded by the coding sequence ATGAGCCAGACGATTGTGCAGCGGCTGGCGGAGTTCGCCGCTTCGGTGCGGGCGAAGGGGTTGCCGTCCGAGCTGCGGGAGGACGCGGCCCGGCGGGTGCTCGACGTGCTGGGCAACAGCCTGGCCGCCACGTCGGAACGCCCGGCCGCCGCGGTCGGCGCGCTGGTCCGCGAGTGGGGCGGTTCCGGCCGGGCCACGGCCATCGGCTCGGGCGACCGGTTGCCGGAGCCGAGCGCGGCGCTGGTGAACGGAACCCTGGCGCATTCACTGGATTTCGACGACACGCACCTGCCCTCGGTGCTGCACCCGTCGGCTTCGGTGGTCCCGGCGGCGCTGGCCGTCGCGGAGGCTCGGGGCTGCTCGGGCGCGCGGTTGCTGGACGCGATCGGCGTCGGGGTCGAGATCACGGTGCGGCTCGGCATGGCCGGGTACGACGAGGCGTTGGGCAACTCGGTGTTCTTCGAGCGTGGCCTGCACGCGACCGCGATCTGCGGCGCGCTCGGCGCGGCCGTAGCGTGCGCGATGCTGTCCGAAGTAGACGAAGAGGGCATCGCCGACGCGCTCGGGATCGCGTCGAGCATGGGTTCGGGCCTGCTGGAGGCGAACCGCACGGGCGGCACGGTGAAGCGGGTGCACTGCGGCTGGGCTGCTCACGCGGCGGTGACGGCGGCCGGCATGGCGCGGCATGGGATCACCGGTCCGCCCACGGTGCTGGAGGGCCGTTTCGGTTTGCTGCAGGCGTTCTGCGGCACGCAGTCGGACGCGGAGGCGATCGTCCGCGGGCTGGGTGAGGACTGGGAGCTGCCGGGGATATTCTTCAAGCCGTACCCGTGCAACCATTTCACCCACGCCGGCATCGACGCCGCCCGGCGCCTGCGTTCCCGGGTGGACATCGCCGAGATCGAATCGCTGGAACTGGGCGCGCCGACGGCCGTGTTGCGCACGATCGGCGAGCCGAGGGAGGACAAGATCCGCCCGCGCTCGGGCTACCACGCGGCCTTTTCGGGCCCGTACACGGTCGCGGCGGGCCTGTTGGGTGGCGGCGGGCTGGGCGTCTTCCACGACGACTTCACCGACGAAGCGGCATCCTCCCCGGCACGCTTGGCCCTGGCGGCCAAGGTGACCTGCGTCCCGGACGCTCGCTGCGACGAGATCTTCCCGCACCAGTTCCCCGCCGTACTGAGGGCCCGCCTCCGCGACGGCCGCGAGCTGGAAGAACGAGTGGACGCCAACCGCGGCGGCGCGGCCAACCCGCTGTCCGCCGAGGAACTGGCCGAGAAGTTCCGCCTCAACGCCACCCGGGTGGTGACGGCGGAGGCAGCTGATCGCATCACGGAACTGACCTACGGTTTGGCTGGGCTGACAGAATTGGGTGAGCTGACGCGGTTGCTGCGGGCCTGA